From Nitrospiraceae bacterium:
AGCAGCCCTGTGCAATGTTCTGCGAATGACGCGAAATTAAACACATCCGCATGGTGCCTACAGTTTCGGGGCTTGTCGAGCGCCGATCGAATCGCATCCAAGAGTTCAACCGGATTGTCACAGGTCACGGCATCTCCGGCAGCGCCGTCCCGAAGCGGATCCATGCTGCCGTCGCCGTTCCCTCCGACGGTCGGAATGCCCGAACGCATGGCCTCAAGGAAGACAATGCCGAATCCCTCTTCCGTGCTCGGCATGACGAAGACGTCAGCCGTGCGGTATAAATCTGGAAGCTGCGTATCGCTCACCCTTCCGATAAACTTCACATTGTCTCCGAGACCAAGTACCAATGCCTGACGCTGAAGCTTTTCGCGGCCATCCCCCTCGCCAGCGGCCACATAGACGAGATCCGGATACTCGCGGAGCAACTGGGGCATGACTGCAAAAACCCTGTGGTGCCCTTTGTACCAATCATCCAGCGAAATACGGGAAACCGTGAGGAGTATCCGTTTGCCTTGAAGGCCGTACTGTTCCAAGATTTGCGGTGACTTGGGCCCAGGCGCGAATCGATCGGACACTGTGTTCGGAAGGACCCGCACCCTTTCCGGATGCACGTTTGCCCATGCCAAACACCTGCGTTTGGTATATCGACTGACGACGGTTACCAGATCCGATTGTTCTACTCCCCAGCGAACGACAGAGGAGGGACTCGTCCACGCATCGATCCCATGTAACTGCAACCAGAGCGGAATCTTCAGGCGGCGCGCGATCACGGCCGCCAGGGGTGCATGAAAAATGTGTCCGCACAGGACGAGATCGAACGGCCCCTTCATCACCGCCGAAGTGGTGGCACGGGCGGAGTACCCGATTTTGCTGAAGATCGGCATCTCTTGCCGTACGCGGGCCGGCAGCTCTTCCGGCCGAACGTGACCCAGCCGTGGAAGCACAATAATTTCACCCACCCCATCGGTACCGGACAAGGCTGTAAGGAGGTTGCGGTTGTACTCTGAGATCCCTCCCTGCGCTCCAAAGGCATCGGTCATCAACGCAAGGATGCGAATCTGTGTTTTCATGTTCATGAAGTCACGCCGCTGCCACCATCTGTGCCCAGCGTCGGGTCCAGAGAGATTGCTCGTGTGACGCTCCGACACCCGGGCGCGTTAATTGTTTTACGTCACCGTGATCGGCGATCCATCTGGTCACGGGAATGGCGAAGCCCGTCTTGCCTCGCATGCGAACTGCTTCCGGAAGTGACAGGCTCGCACTTCGCGCCAGCATATCCTTATTCACGAACCTGTCGCGTCGTACGAGTGCGGGAGCGAGCGCCTTGAGCAGACAGGAATCGACCAATGGCACGCGCACTTCAAGTGAATGGGCCATGCTGGCCCAGTCGGTGTCGCGCAGCAGCTGGTTGCGCATATACAACCCTGATTCCAGCACGGCGATCCTGCCTCGGGGTGACCCGGGGTCCGGCATGGCCAATTCACCTATATAATGGAGAGGCCTCAACCGCCGGAGACCCTCTCTCAGCATTCCTCTGTCCAACACCGTGTCCAGTTCGGACGGCATGAACAGCCCCCTTGTCAGCAAGTAGGCCCCGGCGTAGGTTCCTCCGTACTCCAGAACGCTCAACGCTTTGGGGTGCACCTTCAATCGACGCGGGATCACCTGTCTGCCGATGATTCGCACTAGCCATCCGAGCAACGGGATACGAGATGGAATGACCAGTCGCCTGACCAAGGAGGGAATTCTTTCAAAGGACGGGTACCCGGCCAACAGCTCATCGCCGCCGAGGCCAGAAACGGCCACCTTGAGACCCAGTTCGTGGGCCGCTTTGCTGACGAACCAGGTGTTGATTCCGTCGATGGTCGGTTGATCCATGGCTGCCAGGATGCGCGGCAGGTCGTCGCGGAATTCCGCTTCAGTCACGATCCGTGTCGTGTGGCGAGTTCTGTATTGCTTGGCTACTTGCTCGGCAAGCGGCGATTCGTCTACGGGCGTACCGGCGAACTCCGAAAAAGTCAACGTCACGGTTTGAACGTCCGATTGACCCGCATCGCGCATGAGGCCGACGAGTGATCCTGAGTCGATCCCGGCAGAGAGAAACGCACCGACCGGTACATCGGCGACCAAGTGGTGTCGGACGGAATCGAGGAACGTTTCCCGCACGAATTCCTGCAACTCCATTTCCCCAAGCTGTAATGGGTTCGCCTGGGCCTCGAAATACGTTTGAGCCAGCGAGAAGTACTTTTGGGGCTTGGAGGGCCCGAGGAAATCCACCTGCATGACGGTACCGGCGGGGAGCGCCTGAACATCCTGCCACACCGTGTAGGGTTCCGGGACACTGCCGAACAGATAGTAACCGACAAGACCAGCTGGACTAGGGTCATGGGAGATCCGTCCTCCTGCCCTCAGGGCCTTGACCTGGCTGGCGAATCGGAACGTCCACCCATCGTCGGCATAGTACAGGGGCTTGATGCCGTACGGGTCTCGGGCGAGCAACAACGCTTGTTTCCGCTGGTCCCACAGGCCGAAGGCGAACATGCCGCGAAGGTCCTTAACCATGGCTTCTCCCTTGTCCACGTAGAGGTGCAGCAGCACCTCCGTATCGGACTCGGTCCGAAACACATAGCCCTTGGCTTCAAGCTGCCTGCGCAGCGCCTGGTAGTTGTAAATTTCTCCGTTGAACGTAATCACCAGCTGCCGATCCTCGCTCGTCATGGGTTGCGCAGCGCGGTCATTCAGGTCGATGATCGCTAGCCGTCGGTGACCAAGCCCCACGCGGTTGTCCGCTGAAAACCATTCTCCAAACCCATCCGGACCCCGTGCAGTCATGTAATCCCGCATGCGCCGTAATTCACTGCGATCGACATCGAGGGCCGCATAGTGATAGGAGAAAATTCCTGCTACTCCACACATTGAGTCACCTACCGGACCTGAATCTGTCGAAGTGGATTCATTCCTTTCACAGCGGTGCAGTCCCGAGAAATGGTATTGTTTGGGACAGCGCTTATCTGATTCTCGTCACCCGCCCCCTTGAAACAAAAGAAGTTCGAATACACTCGAACTCCCTTGGATACGTTCTGCGCCGCCACCAGCGGAACTGATACGTTGCGAATATCGTTTTCGCGAAATTCGACGTTGGCCGGAGTGCAGCACGCTCTCTGGACCCACAATCCCGCACGTCCTCCATTCGTTCGATTGTGCTCGATGAGCGTGTTCGTGATGTTCTGCGACGTGAATGCGAGCGGGAAATACGGTTCTTTGACGGATATCTCGTTATCGTATATCTCGAATCTCGGCCGCCGTTCCGCATTGCCTCTTATCGCAATCCCATTCGCAGCCTGGACGTTCAGCTTGTTATTCCTGACAATCGTCGTTGCGCTGCTCTCGTTTGCATCGACGATGATCCCGGCAATGCCGGACTCCGGCGGCGAATCCCACATATGGATATCGCTGATCGTGTTCTTTTCAATGATGACATTGGAAAATTGGACTCCAATTCCATAGAACCCCGTCAAGTCAAACAGAGTATTATTGTCGATACTTGCAGCAGCGACGCCCTTCTTGAGATCGATGCCTTCTCCGTTGGCGGCGGACCCAGGACCTTTGGATCGCCAACCAAATTTCTGACCGCCGATGACATTACCGCTGATCGTCAGTTTTCCCGTTATCACTTGTCCTTCCTCGGCCCCCTTTATGAATCCAATATAAATCCCTTCATTACCATTCGCGGTGATTGTATTGTTTAAGATGTCAACTTGTCTGAAGGTATTGGTTCCACCGATGTGGATCGCTTGGTACGCATTGCCGGTAAACACGCAGTTGTTTACTTTTAATGATCCATTCGTGGTTCCCGATGACTGGTACCAGAAACCAACGGCATATTCGTTGGCGAAGGATAAGTGGAGCCCATCAACCGCCACACTTTCAACGTTGACTTGCTGAAACTCTAAAATATGCGGCTTGCTTGAGATGTGAAGATCTTGTTGGAGATCGACACCTTCCAGAGGGGATACATACAGTGTATTCCTTCCGACATCATGAAAGAACTTACCCGCAGTATCAAGCGACTCCAAGGTGGGAACTTTGTCATAAAACCGGCCGTGTTTTTCGTCATGGACAATCAGAACCTCCTTAATGCTCGGAACTCCAGGTTCTATCACCGCCTGTGTGTAAGAAATATTCTTCGCGCCTAATTTCGACCAAGCAGAAGAGCGAGTCGCGCCCATGAGCTGCGGAGCACTTCCTACATCTCCGTATGCCCCAAAACTGAGAGAACGCGTAATCTTAATGGAGACATCCTCCCAGGTACATCCTCGCTTGAACAAGATCCTGTCTCCATTCTGGAAATTGAACTTGGAAACCTTCGATGCGGAATTCCACGCTGTCAATTCGCTCAAGCCCCCATTGCTATCATTCCCGCTATCGCAAGCAACGTAGTATGTGGCTGCGTTTAAGTCACCAACGACGGATAGAAATCCACAGAGCAAGAATATCCACAAGCTGGTACTTGGCATGGTACTCAACCATCGATTCTTGGATGGCTACTTATGCTTTTCCGAACGGCAAACATCGTGGATTCTCAAACCGCTCGAAAGAGCGATTCAAGTTTTCGTCAACGCCCCTTTAACAGTCACGACGATCGGCCTGGCTTCAAGATCACGTAATCACCGAGGCACAGCGCGTCCATATCCGTGCGCATGAAACAGGCCACGGCCTGTTGGGGTGTATCCACAATCGGCTCATTTTCGTTAAAGCTCGTGTTGAGGAGAACGCCCAGACCGGTGAGTTCCCGAAAGGCCTGGATCAAACCGTAGTATCGGGGGTTCCCCTCCCGCTCAACGGTTTGCAGCCTGCCCGTCCCGTCGACATGGGTAATCGCCGCGAGTCTTGTGCGCCATTCGGGCCGAACTCTTACCACATGCATCATGAACGGACTGAGAATGTCTTGTTCAAAATACGTATTGACGCAATCTTTTAGTACGGAAGGGGCAAAAGGACGGAACGACTCACGCCGCTTAATCTTGGCGTTGATGGTGTCTTTCATCGTACGAATTGCAGGATTAGCAAGGATTGACCGGTTTCCTAACGCCCGCGGTCCCCATTCACTCCGTCCTTGATACCAGCCAACGACTTTTCCTTCAGCGAGCAATCTCGCTACTGCGAAAAGGAGGGTCTCTTCATCTCCAAAATGGTCGACAGGGAGACCGGAGCTTTCTGCTGCTAGCCTGATTTCTGAATCAGCATACTGAGGACCCCAGTATGCGTGATTCATGTAGTACCGTTTCTCACCACCGAGGATGTGGTGATAACAGTAATAGGCCGCACCCAGGCACGTCCCATCGTCGGAAGCCGCACACTGCAAATACATCTGGCGAAACGGTGTATCGCGAAGGATGCGGGCATTCGTAACGCCATTGAGCGCACAGCCGCCCGCCATGGCGAGGCATTCAGTGTCGACCAGTTTATGGAGACGGTTCATGCAGTGGATCGCCACGTCTTCGAATCGTACCTGACACGACCGAGCAATGTTTTTCTCACGTTGTGCGAGCGGCTCGCCGCGCCTGCGGGGGGGGCCAAGACGTCTCGCGAGCCGCTCGGTGTACATCTGACCCATGACAATACGTCCGGATTCGTCCTGCATCCCGCTGACTCCTCCGTCATGCATCCCGAAAAACCCCGGTTCGAGTCGAAACCAGGAAGAGTCGTCATAGCGCACAAGTTCGCTCATCACAGGCGAGAATTCGTCCTCACCGAACGGCGCAAGGCCCATGACTTTGTATTCCTCGCCAAACTCGTCGAACCCGATGAACTGGCAGAGCCCTGTATAGAAGAATCCCAGGCTGTTGGGCAAATGCACTCGGTCGAGAATCTCGATCTTTGTCCCCTCGCAACGCGCCGCCATTGCGCTCACAAAATCGCCGGATGCATCGTAGGAAAATCCAGCGGTCAGGCTGTCAAAAGCCGAGAGGTAATACGCGCTGGCAATATGAGCGAGGTGATGTTCGACATTGATAATCTGGTACTTCGTCGTGGTGGGATCGACATCGCAGAGCGTCGCAAGATCGCCCAGCGTTTCCTGAGTTTTTGTCTTGCGCCGAAGGTGCTCACCCACCGCACGAACGCTCTTCCATGGGTGACTGAACACATAATTCGCCTTGGCCGCGAAGTTGCTGTGTGGATTTTTGGCAATCGCAACGTGGGTGACATCCTTCAACGACACGCCGGATTCGGCAAGAACACGGCGGATAGACTCGATAGGGAAGCGGGGTGAATGCTTTTCCCTACGGCCAAGGCGCTCTTCGGCGATTGCCGACATCAATACTCCATCGATGACCAAACAGGCCGCCGAATCGGCATGAAAAGCGTTGATACCCAGAATGACTGACATGAGAGTGTAACCCCTTGCTTGCCGAGTTCGTTCGGAAGGCTAGCCTGTCGCAGCCCCACGGTATCCTTAGGGAGGATCTAGTTTACTTCGTGCAGGGGAGGCGAGAAGAATACGGGGGTTCAAGTTTATGTTAACAAATTGTTAAATGCGGGCAACGGTCGCGGAGGGTATCGAGCCACGTCTGTGCGGGAACTACTTGTCCTGTGACTCGAGCCTCAGTGGCCCGATAAGGGAGGGGGGAGAGGCCGAAGAAGGATAACCCACTGCTTCCACGAGTACCCGGATCATCTGGTCTGTATATCGGGTTTGAGTGAAGTACGACCGGTAGCGCAGGCGGGCATTCAGTCCAAGCCTCGCCA
This genomic window contains:
- a CDS encoding right-handed parallel beta-helix repeat-containing protein, with the protein product MGATRSSAWSKLGAKNISYTQAVIEPGVPSIKEVLIVHDEKHGRFYDKVPTLESLDTAGKFFHDVGRNTLYVSPLEGVDLQQDLHISSKPHILEFQQVNVESVAVDGLHLSFANEYAVGFWYQSSGTTNGSLKVNNCVFTGNAYQAIHIGGTNTFRQVDILNNTITANGNEGIYIGFIKGAEEGQVITGKLTISGNVIGGQKFGWRSKGPGSAANGEGIDLKKGVAAASIDNNTLFDLTGFYGIGVQFSNVIIEKNTISDIHMWDSPPESGIAGIIVDANESSATTIVRNNKLNVQAANGIAIRGNAERRPRFEIYDNEISVKEPYFPLAFTSQNITNTLIEHNRTNGGRAGLWVQRACCTPANVEFRENDIRNVSVPLVAAQNVSKGVRVYSNFFCFKGAGDENQISAVPNNTISRDCTAVKGMNPLRQIQVR
- the asnB gene encoding asparagine synthase (glutamine-hydrolyzing), yielding MCGVAGIFSYHYAALDVDRSELRRMRDYMTARGPDGFGEWFSADNRVGLGHRRLAIIDLNDRAAQPMTSEDRQLVITFNGEIYNYQALRRQLEAKGYVFRTESDTEVLLHLYVDKGEAMVKDLRGMFAFGLWDQRKQALLLARDPYGIKPLYYADDGWTFRFASQVKALRAGGRISHDPSPAGLVGYYLFGSVPEPYTVWQDVQALPAGTVMQVDFLGPSKPQKYFSLAQTYFEAQANPLQLGEMELQEFVRETFLDSVRHHLVADVPVGAFLSAGIDSGSLVGLMRDAGQSDVQTVTLTFSEFAGTPVDESPLAEQVAKQYRTRHTTRIVTEAEFRDDLPRILAAMDQPTIDGINTWFVSKAAHELGLKVAVSGLGGDELLAGYPSFERIPSLVRRLVIPSRIPLLGWLVRIIGRQVIPRRLKVHPKALSVLEYGGTYAGAYLLTRGLFMPSELDTVLDRGMLREGLRRLRPLHYIGELAMPDPGSPRGRIAVLESGLYMRNQLLRDTDWASMAHSLEVRVPLVDSCLLKALAPALVRRDRFVNKDMLARSASLSLPEAVRMRGKTGFAIPVTRWIADHGDVKQLTRPGVGASHEQSLWTRRWAQMVAAA
- a CDS encoding glycosyltransferase family 4 protein, which encodes MKTQIRILALMTDAFGAQGGISEYNRNLLTALSGTDGVGEIIVLPRLGHVRPEELPARVRQEMPIFSKIGYSARATTSAVMKGPFDLVLCGHIFHAPLAAVIARRLKIPLWLQLHGIDAWTSPSSVVRWGVEQSDLVTVVSRYTKRRCLAWANVHPERVRVLPNTVSDRFAPGPKSPQILEQYGLQGKRILLTVSRISLDDWYKGHHRVFAVMPQLLREYPDLVYVAAGEGDGREKLQRQALVLGLGDNVKFIGRVSDTQLPDLYRTADVFVMPSTEEGFGIVFLEAMRSGIPTVGGNGDGSMDPLRDGAAGDAVTCDNPVELLDAIRSALDKPRNCRHHADVFNFASFAEHCTGLL
- a CDS encoding carbamoyltransferase C-terminal domain-containing protein; the protein is MSVILGINAFHADSAACLVIDGVLMSAIAEERLGRREKHSPRFPIESIRRVLAESGVSLKDVTHVAIAKNPHSNFAAKANYVFSHPWKSVRAVGEHLRRKTKTQETLGDLATLCDVDPTTTKYQIINVEHHLAHIASAYYLSAFDSLTAGFSYDASGDFVSAMAARCEGTKIEILDRVHLPNSLGFFYTGLCQFIGFDEFGEEYKVMGLAPFGEDEFSPVMSELVRYDDSSWFRLEPGFFGMHDGGVSGMQDESGRIVMGQMYTERLARRLGPPRRRGEPLAQREKNIARSCQVRFEDVAIHCMNRLHKLVDTECLAMAGGCALNGVTNARILRDTPFRQMYLQCAASDDGTCLGAAYYCYHHILGGEKRYYMNHAYWGPQYADSEIRLAAESSGLPVDHFGDEETLLFAVARLLAEGKVVGWYQGRSEWGPRALGNRSILANPAIRTMKDTINAKIKRRESFRPFAPSVLKDCVNTYFEQDILSPFMMHVVRVRPEWRTRLAAITHVDGTGRLQTVEREGNPRYYGLIQAFRELTGLGVLLNTSFNENEPIVDTPQQAVACFMRTDMDALCLGDYVILKPGRSS